The following coding sequences lie in one Cupriavidus sp. WKF15 genomic window:
- the purH gene encoding bifunctional phosphoribosylaminoimidazolecarboxamide formyltransferase/IMP cyclohydrolase — protein sequence MIKQALLSVSDKTGIVEFARELNALGVTLLSTGGTAKLLADSGLPVTEVADYTGFPEMLDGRVKTLHPKVHGGILARRDLPEHMAALAEHNIPTIDLLVVNLYPFQQTVAKDDCTLPDAIENIDIGGPTMLRSAAKNHRDVTVIVDPADYAVVLDEMRGNGNKVGYDTNFRLATKVFAHTAQYDGAITNYLTSLGADKSHQGRSAYPQTLNLAFDKVQEMRYGENPHQSAAFYRDLKAVDGALANYVQLQGKELSYNNIADADAAWECVKSFDVSTPACVIIKHANPCGVAVGASALEAYDKAFKTDSTSAFGGIIAFNVELDEAAAQAVAKQFVEVLIAPSFSAAARAVFASKQNVRLLEIPLGKGVNQYDLKRVGGGLLVQSPDAKNVKPSELRVVTRRHPTPKEMDDLMFAWRVAKYVKSNAIVFCGGGMTLGVGAGQMSRVDSARIASIKAQNAGLTLAGSAVASDAFFPFRDGLDVVVDAGATCVIQPGGSMRDDEVIAAADERGIAMVLTGTRHFRH from the coding sequence ATGATCAAGCAAGCTCTCCTTTCCGTCTCCGACAAGACCGGCATCGTCGAATTCGCGCGCGAACTGAACGCGCTCGGCGTCACGCTGCTTTCCACTGGCGGTACCGCCAAGCTGCTGGCCGACAGCGGCCTGCCCGTCACGGAAGTGGCCGACTACACCGGCTTCCCCGAAATGCTCGACGGCCGCGTGAAGACGCTGCACCCGAAGGTCCACGGCGGCATCCTGGCGCGCCGCGACCTGCCCGAGCACATGGCCGCGCTGGCCGAGCACAACATCCCGACGATCGACCTGCTGGTGGTGAACCTGTACCCGTTCCAGCAGACCGTGGCCAAGGATGACTGCACGCTGCCGGACGCGATCGAGAACATCGACATCGGCGGCCCGACCATGCTGCGCTCGGCGGCCAAGAACCACCGCGACGTGACCGTGATCGTCGATCCGGCCGACTACGCCGTGGTGCTCGACGAAATGCGCGGCAACGGCAACAAGGTCGGCTACGACACCAACTTCCGCCTGGCCACCAAGGTGTTCGCGCACACCGCGCAGTACGATGGTGCGATCACCAACTACCTGACCAGCCTCGGTGCCGACAAGTCGCACCAGGGCCGCAGCGCCTACCCGCAGACGCTGAACCTGGCCTTCGACAAGGTGCAGGAAATGCGCTACGGCGAGAACCCGCACCAGTCGGCCGCGTTCTACCGCGACCTGAAGGCAGTGGACGGCGCGCTGGCCAACTACGTGCAGCTGCAGGGCAAGGAACTGTCGTACAACAACATCGCCGATGCCGATGCGGCGTGGGAATGCGTGAAGTCCTTCGACGTCTCCACGCCGGCCTGCGTGATCATCAAGCACGCGAACCCGTGCGGCGTGGCCGTCGGCGCCAGCGCGCTCGAAGCCTATGACAAGGCCTTCAAGACCGACTCGACCTCGGCCTTCGGCGGCATCATCGCCTTCAACGTGGAACTCGATGAGGCCGCTGCGCAGGCCGTGGCGAAGCAGTTCGTCGAAGTGCTGATCGCCCCGTCGTTCAGCGCCGCCGCGCGTGCCGTGTTCGCGTCCAAGCAGAACGTGCGCCTGCTCGAGATCCCGCTGGGCAAGGGTGTCAACCAGTATGACCTCAAGCGCGTGGGCGGTGGCCTGCTGGTGCAGAGCCCGGATGCCAAGAACGTGAAGCCGTCGGAACTGCGCGTGGTCACGCGCCGCCACCCGACGCCCAAGGAAATGGACGACCTGATGTTTGCCTGGCGCGTGGCCAAGTACGTCAAGTCCAACGCGATCGTGTTCTGCGGCGGCGGCATGACGCTCGGGGTCGGCGCGGGGCAGATGAGCCGCGTGGATTCGGCACGCATCGCCAGCATCAAGGCGCAGAATGCCGGTTTGACGCTGGCCGGTTCGGCGGTGGCGTCGGATGCGTTCTTCCCGTTCCGTGACGGGCTGGATGTGGTGGTGGACGCTGGCGCGACCTGCGTGATTCAGCCGGGTGGGTCGATGCGGGATGATGAGGTGATTGCTGCCGCGGATGAGAGGGGGATTGCCATGGTGTTGACTGGGACTCGGCATTTCCGGCACTGA
- a CDS encoding Fis family transcriptional regulator → MSRNAIDQCIRDSLDSYFRDLDGEEPSNMYNMVLEAVERPLLEAVMVRAERNQSLAAAYLGINRNTLRKKLQLHGLI, encoded by the coding sequence ATGAGCCGCAATGCTATCGACCAATGCATCCGGGACAGCCTGGACAGCTACTTTCGGGATCTGGACGGCGAAGAGCCGTCCAATATGTACAACATGGTGCTGGAGGCCGTCGAGCGCCCGCTGCTCGAAGCCGTGATGGTGCGCGCCGAGCGCAACCAGTCGCTGGCCGCCGCCTACCTGGGCATCAATCGCAATACGCTGCGCAAGAAGCTGCAGCTGCACGGTTTAATTTGA
- the dusB gene encoding tRNA dihydrouridine synthase DusB, whose product MQIGPHQLRNNLFVAPMAGVTDRPFRQLCKQLGAGYAVSEMVASNAQLWKSEKTMRRANHAGEVEPISVQIAGAEPGMMAEAARHNVDRGAQIIDINMGCPAKKVCNVAAGSALLQNEPLVVRIVEAVVGAVGDRVPVTLKIRTGWNRENRNALRIARMVEDAGISMLTIHGRTRADLYHGDAEYETIAAVKAAIRIPVVANGDITTPQKAKQVLALTGADAIMIGRAAQGRPWLFREIEHFLATGELLPPPEVAEIRAIMNAHLEDHYAFYGEFTGVRTARKHIAWYTRGLRGANLFRHRMNTLETTGEQLAAVNAFFDEQAQWSDRLVYVDEAGAGEGEDETDNNNKKGELLAA is encoded by the coding sequence GTGCAGATCGGACCACACCAACTTCGCAACAATCTGTTCGTCGCTCCCATGGCGGGCGTGACGGACCGCCCTTTCCGCCAGTTGTGCAAGCAGCTGGGCGCGGGCTATGCGGTGTCGGAAATGGTGGCGTCGAATGCGCAGCTGTGGAAAAGCGAAAAGACCATGCGCCGCGCCAACCACGCCGGCGAGGTCGAACCCATCTCGGTACAGATCGCCGGCGCCGAGCCGGGCATGATGGCCGAGGCCGCCCGCCATAACGTGGACCGCGGCGCGCAGATCATCGATATCAACATGGGCTGCCCGGCCAAGAAGGTCTGCAACGTGGCGGCGGGCTCCGCGCTGCTGCAGAACGAGCCGCTGGTGGTCCGCATTGTCGAAGCCGTGGTGGGTGCCGTGGGCGACCGCGTCCCGGTCACGCTCAAGATTCGCACCGGCTGGAACCGCGAGAACCGCAATGCCTTGCGCATCGCGCGCATGGTGGAAGACGCGGGCATCAGCATGCTGACCATCCACGGCCGCACGCGCGCCGACCTGTACCACGGCGATGCCGAGTACGAGACCATCGCCGCGGTCAAGGCCGCCATTCGCATTCCGGTGGTGGCCAATGGCGACATCACGACACCGCAGAAGGCAAAGCAGGTACTGGCGCTGACGGGCGCCGACGCCATCATGATCGGCCGCGCGGCGCAGGGCCGGCCGTGGCTGTTCCGCGAGATCGAACACTTCCTGGCCACCGGCGAATTGCTGCCGCCGCCGGAAGTGGCCGAGATCCGCGCCATCATGAACGCGCACCTGGAAGACCACTATGCGTTCTACGGCGAGTTCACCGGCGTGCGCACCGCGCGCAAGCATATTGCGTGGTACACGCGCGGGCTGCGCGGCGCGAACCTGTTCCGGCACCGCATGAACACGCTGGAGACCACCGGCGAACAGCTCGCCGCGGTCAACGCCTTCTTCGACGAGCAGGCGCAGTGGTCCGACCGGCTGGTCTATGTCGATGAAGCCGGCGCGGGCGAGGGGGAAGATGAAACGGACAACAACAACAAAAAAGGGGAGTTGCTTGCCGCATGA
- a CDS encoding UbiH/UbiF/VisC/COQ6 family ubiquinone biosynthesis hydroxylase, translating to MTQAEPEVRDIAIVGGGPVGLALACQLLLATDWRISLIDAATPARAARDPRAIALSHGSRQLLEQIGAWPVAGTAIEHIHVSQRGHLGHVKLHHDDYGVPALGYVVRYGELCNVLERALGRAVQQAGASRLLRVFETRIDELRQDPLIGGDFDGLDAMAGAVHLAGTTADGRPARFAARIAVQAEGGLFHQQAAHAGHGARHRDYGQTAVIGHVACSRPRPGWAWERFTAEGPLALLPYDEHGVDGYALVWCCPPEQAARRLALSDADFAAELGEAFGDRLGRFMLAGKRHAFPLGLNAAPVTVDGRIAAVGNAAQTLHPVAGQGLNLGLRDAFALADSLRTGCTPRALQAFASRHRVDRAVTIGVTDLLPRAFGVNYPLAAHARGASLAALACLAPLKHALARHMMFGMRR from the coding sequence ATGACGCAGGCCGAGCCTGAAGTCCGGGACATCGCCATCGTCGGCGGCGGGCCGGTGGGCCTGGCGCTGGCCTGCCAGCTGCTGCTGGCGACCGACTGGCGCATTTCGCTCATCGATGCCGCCACGCCGGCGCGGGCCGCGCGCGACCCGCGCGCCATCGCGCTATCCCATGGCAGCCGGCAGCTGCTGGAGCAGATCGGTGCCTGGCCGGTTGCCGGCACGGCGATCGAGCATATCCATGTCTCGCAGCGCGGCCATCTCGGCCATGTGAAGCTCCACCATGACGACTACGGCGTGCCCGCGCTCGGCTATGTGGTGCGCTATGGCGAGCTGTGCAATGTGCTGGAGCGCGCACTGGGCCGTGCAGTCCAGCAGGCCGGCGCATCGCGCCTGCTGCGCGTATTCGAGACGCGCATCGACGAATTGCGGCAGGATCCGCTGATCGGCGGGGACTTCGACGGCCTGGACGCCATGGCCGGCGCGGTGCACCTTGCCGGCACGACGGCCGATGGGCGGCCGGCGCGCTTTGCCGCGCGCATCGCCGTGCAGGCCGAAGGCGGCCTGTTCCACCAGCAGGCCGCGCATGCGGGGCACGGCGCGCGGCACCGCGACTACGGCCAGACTGCGGTGATCGGTCACGTGGCCTGCTCGCGGCCGCGTCCGGGCTGGGCCTGGGAGCGGTTCACGGCCGAGGGGCCGCTGGCGCTGCTGCCCTACGACGAGCATGGCGTCGACGGCTACGCGCTGGTCTGGTGCTGCCCGCCCGAACAGGCCGCGCGGCGGCTGGCGCTGTCCGACGCCGACTTCGCGGCCGAGCTTGGCGAGGCGTTCGGCGACCGGCTGGGCCGCTTCATGCTTGCCGGCAAACGCCACGCATTCCCGCTCGGGCTCAACGCGGCGCCGGTGACGGTCGATGGCCGCATCGCGGCCGTGGGCAATGCCGCCCAGACCCTGCATCCTGTGGCGGGCCAGGGTCTCAACCTGGGACTGCGCGATGCCTTCGCGCTCGCGGACTCGCTGCGCACCGGCTGCACGCCGCGCGCGCTGCAGGCGTTTGCGTCACGGCACCGCGTGGACCGGGCTGTGACCATCGGCGTGACGGACCTGTTGCCGCGTGCGTTCGGCGTCAACTACCCGCTGGCCGCGCATGCGCGCGGGGCATCGCTGGCGGCGCTGGCCTGCCTGGCGCCGCTCAAGCACGCGCTGGCACGGCACATGATGTTCGGCATGCGCCGCTGA
- a CDS encoding aminopeptidase P N-terminal domain-containing protein, with the protein MSSPDTALLASCRDRRARVLQHLRAAGGGVAILPTAPEAMRNRDSDYPYRHDSYFYYLTGFTEPESVLVLVAGQGTEADRSILFCRPKHEEREIWDGFRYGPDGARAAFGFDEAHSVEEIDAILPGLLANRAQLAYPLAASTRTDMQMRRWLDAVRMQGRAGVAAPAVAVDIRTLLDEMRLIKDAGELATMRRAGEISAGAHVRAMQASRHGLREFHLEAELLYEFRRHGAQSVAYNSIVAAGPNACVLHYRAGPAELRDGDLCLIDAGCELDGYASDITRTFPVSGRFSPAQRELYDLVLAAQDAAIAETRAGVPYNVPHDAAVRVLAQGMLDTGLLDRNKEGTLDDVLASGSYRRFYMHRTGHWLGMDVHDVGEYRAAAADGNGERPWRPLEPGMVVTVEPGIYVRPAEDVPERYWHIGIRIEDDAVVTSGDCEIITRGVPVKADEIEALMRDRNSTGGGKA; encoded by the coding sequence ATGTCCTCTCCCGATACCGCCCTCCTGGCGTCTTGCCGCGACCGCCGCGCCCGCGTGCTGCAGCACCTGCGCGCCGCCGGCGGTGGCGTGGCCATCCTGCCCACGGCGCCGGAAGCCATGCGCAACCGCGACAGCGACTATCCGTACCGGCACGACAGCTATTTCTATTACCTGACCGGCTTCACCGAGCCCGAATCCGTGCTGGTGCTGGTCGCCGGCCAGGGCACTGAAGCCGACCGCAGCATCCTGTTCTGCCGCCCGAAGCATGAAGAGCGCGAGATCTGGGACGGCTTCCGCTACGGCCCCGACGGTGCACGCGCGGCCTTCGGCTTCGATGAAGCCCATTCGGTCGAAGAGATCGACGCCATCCTGCCGGGCCTGCTTGCCAACCGTGCGCAGCTCGCCTATCCGCTGGCCGCTTCGACGCGCACGGACATGCAGATGCGCCGCTGGCTGGATGCGGTGCGCATGCAGGGCCGCGCCGGCGTAGCGGCGCCCGCGGTCGCGGTCGATATCCGCACGCTGCTCGACGAGATGCGCCTGATCAAGGATGCGGGCGAACTGGCCACCATGCGCCGCGCCGGGGAAATCTCCGCGGGCGCCCATGTAAGGGCCATGCAGGCAAGCCGTCATGGCCTGCGCGAGTTCCATCTCGAAGCCGAGCTGCTGTACGAATTCCGCCGCCACGGCGCGCAGAGCGTGGCCTACAACTCGATCGTCGCGGCCGGCCCCAATGCCTGTGTGCTGCACTACCGCGCGGGTCCCGCCGAACTGCGCGACGGCGACCTGTGCCTGATCGATGCCGGCTGCGAGCTGGACGGCTATGCTTCCGACATCACCCGCACCTTCCCGGTGTCCGGTCGCTTTTCGCCGGCCCAGCGCGAGCTGTATGACCTCGTGCTGGCCGCGCAGGATGCCGCCATTGCCGAGACGCGCGCCGGCGTGCCCTACAACGTGCCGCACGATGCCGCGGTGCGCGTGCTCGCGCAGGGCATGCTCGACACCGGCCTGCTAGACCGCAACAAGGAAGGGACGCTCGACGACGTGCTGGCGAGCGGCAGCTACCGGCGTTTCTATATGCACCGCACCGGCCACTGGCTCGGCATGGACGTGCATGACGTGGGCGAATACCGGGCCGCCGCGGCCGACGGGAATGGCGAACGTCCGTGGCGGCCGCTGGAACCGGGCATGGTCGTGACCGTGGAACCGGGCATCTACGTGCGTCCGGCCGAGGACGTGCCCGAGCGCTACTGGCATATCGGCATCCGCATCGAGGACGATGCCGTGGTCACCAGCGGCGACTGCGAGATCATCACGCGCGGCGTGCCGGTCAAGGCCGACGAGATCGAAGCCCTGATGCGGGACCGCAACAGCACAGGCGGAGGCAAGGCATGA
- the murU gene encoding N-acetylmuramate alpha-1-phosphate uridylyltransferase MurU has protein sequence MKAMIFAAGRGDRMRPLTDTCPKPLLSVGGKPLIVWKIEALVRAGLRDIVINHAWLGEQIEAALGDGSRFGVRIAYSAEGSALETAGGIAKALPLLSQAPERGEIFLAVSGDIFCEYDFRTLLPRAREMAGAPAPRMHLVMVPNPPFHPAGDFALRPDGRLALDPAPGAERLTFGNIGLYDTRLFSDIVPGTKVAMTPCYRAAIAAGTASGERFEGCWENVGTPAQLAALNDAVAARGTATAGGA, from the coding sequence TTGAAAGCCATGATCTTCGCCGCCGGCCGCGGCGACCGCATGCGTCCGCTGACCGATACCTGCCCCAAGCCGCTTCTGTCCGTAGGCGGCAAGCCGCTGATCGTCTGGAAGATCGAGGCACTCGTGCGTGCCGGGCTGCGCGACATCGTCATCAACCATGCCTGGCTCGGCGAGCAGATCGAGGCCGCGCTTGGCGATGGCAGCCGCTTTGGCGTGCGCATCGCCTACTCCGCCGAGGGCAGCGCGCTGGAGACGGCCGGCGGCATCGCCAAGGCGCTGCCTCTGCTGTCACAGGCTCCTGAACGCGGCGAGATTTTCCTGGCCGTTTCCGGCGATATCTTCTGCGAGTACGATTTCCGCACACTGCTGCCGCGTGCCCGCGAGATGGCCGGCGCGCCAGCCCCGCGCATGCACCTGGTGATGGTGCCCAACCCGCCCTTCCACCCGGCCGGCGACTTCGCCCTGCGGCCCGATGGCCGGCTGGCGCTCGACCCGGCGCCGGGCGCCGAGCGCCTGACCTTCGGCAATATCGGCCTGTATGACACGCGCCTGTTCAGCGATATCGTCCCCGGCACCAAGGTGGCCATGACGCCTTGTTACCGCGCCGCCATCGCGGCGGGCACCGCCAGCGGCGAGCGCTTCGAGGGCTGCTGGGAAAACGTCGGCACGCCGGCCCAGCTGGCCGCGCTGAACGACGCCGTCGCCGCGCGCGGCACCGCCACCGCAGGCGGCGCCTGA
- a CDS encoding AzlD domain-containing protein → MNSLTLLWVFIGAGLATFLIRLSFIAVEGRVRLPAWFRTALQFVPAAMLSALIAPDLLMRGGELYVSPLNARLVAGLVAIVIAARTRSIGWTIVGGMAALLAMETLI, encoded by the coding sequence ATGAACTCGCTGACCTTGCTGTGGGTTTTCATTGGCGCCGGGCTCGCCACCTTCCTGATCCGCCTGTCGTTCATCGCGGTCGAAGGCCGCGTGCGGCTGCCGGCGTGGTTCCGCACCGCGCTGCAGTTCGTGCCGGCCGCCATGTTGTCCGCGCTGATCGCCCCCGACCTGCTGATGCGCGGCGGCGAACTTTACGTAAGCCCGCTCAACGCAAGGCTGGTTGCCGGCCTGGTTGCTATCGTGATCGCTGCGCGCACGCGCAGCATCGGCTGGACCATCGTCGGCGGCATGGCCGCCCTGCTCGCCATGGAGACCCTGATTTGA
- a CDS encoding AzlC family ABC transporter permease, with the protein MLLGVVPFGLIYGVLAVGAGMPAWLACAMSAIVFGGASQMILTQLWSAGTPALVIAVTVAMVNLRHALYSATIAPTLAHLPRRWKALVAYLLTDEAFAAMTHRLADTGPRQRYRHWFYFGGGFALWASWQLSTLAGVLVGAQVPRDWPLDFFLPLTFIGIIVPGLRHRAQVAAALVASALAVACFGMPHKLGLMVAALGGIAAGMLLLGRGNLSSKRPASKNATVGKEPA; encoded by the coding sequence ATGCTGCTGGGCGTGGTGCCGTTCGGCCTGATCTATGGCGTGCTGGCGGTCGGCGCCGGCATGCCCGCCTGGCTGGCCTGCGCGATGAGCGCCATCGTCTTCGGCGGCGCATCGCAGATGATCCTGACGCAACTTTGGTCGGCCGGCACACCGGCCCTGGTCATCGCCGTCACGGTGGCCATGGTGAACCTGCGCCATGCGCTCTACTCCGCCACCATCGCCCCTACGCTGGCACACCTGCCGCGCCGCTGGAAGGCACTGGTCGCCTACCTACTGACCGACGAGGCCTTTGCCGCCATGACGCACCGGCTGGCCGACACCGGACCGCGCCAGCGCTACCGCCACTGGTTCTACTTCGGCGGCGGTTTCGCGCTGTGGGCCAGCTGGCAGCTGTCGACGCTGGCCGGCGTGCTGGTCGGCGCCCAGGTGCCGCGCGACTGGCCGCTGGACTTTTTCCTGCCGCTGACCTTCATCGGCATCATCGTGCCGGGGCTCAGGCACCGCGCGCAGGTCGCCGCGGCACTGGTGGCGTCAGCCCTTGCGGTGGCCTGCTTCGGCATGCCGCACAAGCTCGGGCTGATGGTCGCCGCACTCGGCGGCATTGCCGCCGGCATGCTGCTGCTCGGCCGCGGCAACCTGTCCAGCAAGCGTCCGGCCAGCAAGAACGCCACCGTCGGCAAGGAGCCCGCATGA
- a CDS encoding phosphotransferase: MAALPHDPRLDQLKSWVSGLGPDWSVDPDSCTPASSDASFRRYFRVSTANAAHPTAIVMDAPPTHEDCRPFIHVAALFGDAGVTVPTVLAQDLGQGFLLLADLGSQTYLSRLDDSSASGMYADAAAALVRIQAATRAGELPAYDRALLQRELDLFPQWYIAKHLGATLTEAQQADLREVMDVLLANILAQPQVYVHRDYHSRNLMVMPGSANPGVLDFQDAVIGPITYDAVSLWRDAYIEWDEEQQLDWLIRYWERARKAGLPVNADFGEFYRDFEWMGLQRHLKVLGIFARLYHRDGKDGYLANLPLVLKYTRQVAGRYTELRKLIRLLDALEGVASPAGYTF; the protein is encoded by the coding sequence ATGGCAGCACTTCCCCACGACCCACGCCTGGACCAGCTCAAATCCTGGGTGTCCGGACTCGGTCCGGACTGGTCCGTCGACCCCGATTCCTGCACTCCCGCTTCGTCCGACGCCAGTTTCCGGCGCTACTTCCGCGTCAGCACGGCCAACGCCGCGCACCCGACGGCTATCGTGATGGATGCGCCGCCCACGCATGAGGACTGCCGGCCGTTCATCCATGTCGCGGCACTCTTCGGCGACGCCGGCGTCACGGTGCCCACGGTCCTGGCACAGGATCTGGGGCAGGGCTTCCTGCTGCTGGCCGATCTCGGCAGCCAGACCTACCTGTCCCGGCTCGACGACTCCTCCGCAAGCGGCATGTATGCCGACGCGGCCGCCGCGCTGGTACGCATCCAGGCCGCCACTCGGGCCGGCGAACTGCCGGCCTACGACCGTGCCCTGCTGCAGCGCGAGCTGGACCTGTTCCCGCAGTGGTACATCGCGAAGCACCTGGGCGCCACGCTCACCGAAGCCCAGCAGGCCGATCTACGCGAAGTGATGGATGTGCTGCTTGCCAACATCCTGGCGCAGCCGCAGGTATACGTGCACCGCGACTATCACTCGCGCAACCTGATGGTGATGCCCGGCAGCGCCAACCCCGGCGTGCTCGATTTCCAGGACGCCGTGATCGGCCCGATCACCTACGACGCGGTCTCGCTGTGGCGCGACGCCTATATCGAGTGGGACGAGGAGCAGCAGCTCGACTGGCTGATCCGCTACTGGGAGCGTGCGCGCAAGGCCGGCCTGCCGGTGAATGCCGATTTCGGCGAGTTCTACCGCGATTTCGAGTGGATGGGCCTGCAGCGCCACCTGAAGGTGCTTGGCATCTTCGCGCGCCTGTACCACCGCGACGGCAAGGACGGCTACCTCGCCAACCTGCCTCTTGTGCTCAAGTACACGCGCCAGGTCGCGGGCCGCTACACCGAGCTGCGCAAGCTGATCCGCCTGCTCGACGCGCTCGAGGGCGTCGCCAGCCCGGCCGGCTATACGTTCTGA